From the Kwoniella pini CBS 10737 chromosome 8, complete sequence genome, one window contains:
- a CDS encoding H/ACA ribonucleoprotein complex subunit 1 yields the protein MSGRGGFSGRGGGDRGGRGGFRGGGRGGRGGFGQRDFGPPETVQEIGSFLHPVESEMLCSLITPTKIPYFNAPIYLQNKTQIGKVDEILGPINQVYFTVKMDQGMIANSFKPEDKVYISGEKLLPIERFLPKPKTAGGKERGGARGGAGGRGGGRGGRGGPPGRGGRGGFSSRGGGGGGFSGGRGGSRGGFGGGRGGGAPRGGSRGFGGGGGGGGRGRGGY from the exons ATGagtggaagaggtggatttTCAGGACGAGGTGGTGGTGAtagaggtggaagaggtggattccgag GTGGTGGacgaggaggaagaggtggatttggtCAAAGAGATTTCGGACCTCCTGAGACTGTTCAAG AAATCGGTTCATTTTTACATCCTGTTGAATCAGAAATGTTATGTTCATTAATAACACCAACAAAAATACCTTATTTTAATGCACCAATTTATTTACAAAATAAAACTCAAATTGGTaaagttgatgaaattttaggTCCAATAAATCAAGTTTATTTTACAGTTAAAATGGATCAAGGTATGATTGCAAATTCATTCAAACCTGAAGATAAAGTTTATATTTCCGGTGAAAAATTATTACCTATTGAAAGatttttacctaaacctaaaactgcaggtggtaaag AGCGAGGTGGTGCTCGTGGAGGTGCAGGTGGAAGAGGcggaggaagaggtggaagaggtggacCTCCAGgtagaggaggaagaggtggattttcatctagaggtggtggtggtggtggatttAGTGGTGGTAGAGGTGGATCaagaggtggatttggtggtggaagaggtggaggtgCACCAAGAGGTGGTAGTAGAGGTTtcggtggtggtggtggtggaggtggacGAGGACGTGGAGGAtattaa